One genomic region from Cellulomonas hominis encodes:
- a CDS encoding glucose PTS transporter subunit IIA — MTSATTRDRAEEIIAAVGGPSNVLSLTHCATRLRFELRDASVVDQKAVEQIPGVMGAVPQSGDRYQVVIGGAVQTVFTQIMHLPAMASVGAGRQSDADVKAAARAKGRGRVAWLDAVFEYLSDSFRPLLGVLLGASLIIAFAAVLDALGVVDFRAADKPATWVFVDAMWRAVFYFLPIMVAYNAAKKLQVDPWLGATVMAAVMTPDFLSLTSAASTVCTTNDTLGTTACVADVFNLPMQLNDYGGQVFVPLIMVAVLAPLYRALKRVFPENIQMVFVPFLSMVVMIPVTAFLLGPLGIWLGTGLGDGLAWLNGNAPIVFAIVIPLIYPFLVPLGLHWPLNALMLVNLNTLGYDFIQGPMGAWNFACFGATAGVLVLAVRDKDNQMRQTATGALAAGLLGGISEPSLYGIHLRFKRIYPRMLVGCLVGGLIIGLLGGVDTQAFAFTSLLTIPVFDPIPVYVIAVAAAFVVSMVLVIVSDYRTPEQRAEALAERAQTEADLALEASAAPVEPAEPGPAPAPATPTSVVAAPVAGRLVPLAEVADPVFSSLALGEGVGVVPSAGEVVAPVAGELVTVADTGHAFGIRTADGVEVLVHVGIDTVRMAGDGFTVAVAKGQHVAAGDRLGTVDLDAVRAAGFDTTTVVTVLNSRTLTGVTPRPAGTVVPGDAVIDVEP, encoded by the coding sequence ATGACGTCCGCGACGACGCGCGACAGGGCCGAGGAGATCATCGCGGCGGTCGGAGGACCGTCGAACGTCCTCAGCCTCACCCACTGCGCCACCCGGCTGCGTTTCGAGCTGCGCGACGCCTCCGTGGTCGACCAGAAGGCCGTGGAGCAGATCCCCGGCGTGATGGGCGCGGTGCCGCAGTCCGGCGACCGCTACCAGGTCGTCATCGGGGGCGCGGTGCAGACCGTGTTCACCCAGATCATGCACCTTCCCGCGATGGCGTCGGTCGGCGCCGGCCGGCAGTCCGACGCGGACGTCAAGGCGGCGGCTCGCGCGAAGGGCCGCGGGCGGGTCGCGTGGCTGGACGCGGTGTTCGAGTACCTGTCGGACTCGTTCCGGCCGCTGCTCGGCGTGCTGCTCGGCGCGTCGCTGATCATCGCGTTCGCCGCCGTGCTCGACGCGCTCGGGGTCGTGGACTTCCGGGCGGCGGACAAGCCGGCGACCTGGGTGTTCGTCGACGCGATGTGGCGGGCGGTGTTCTACTTCCTGCCGATCATGGTCGCGTACAACGCGGCGAAGAAGCTGCAGGTCGACCCCTGGCTCGGCGCCACGGTGATGGCCGCGGTCATGACGCCGGACTTCCTCAGCCTGACGTCGGCGGCCTCGACGGTGTGCACGACGAACGACACCCTCGGCACCACCGCCTGCGTCGCGGACGTGTTCAATCTCCCGATGCAGCTCAACGACTACGGCGGCCAGGTGTTCGTGCCGCTGATCATGGTCGCGGTGCTGGCGCCGCTGTACCGGGCGCTGAAGCGGGTGTTCCCGGAGAACATCCAGATGGTCTTCGTGCCGTTCCTGTCGATGGTCGTCATGATCCCGGTGACCGCGTTCCTGCTCGGCCCGCTGGGGATCTGGCTCGGCACCGGTCTGGGCGACGGCCTGGCGTGGCTGAACGGCAACGCCCCGATCGTGTTCGCGATCGTCATCCCGCTCATCTACCCGTTCCTGGTGCCGCTCGGCCTGCACTGGCCGCTGAACGCGCTGATGCTCGTCAACCTCAACACCCTCGGGTACGACTTCATCCAGGGCCCGATGGGCGCGTGGAACTTCGCGTGCTTCGGCGCGACCGCGGGCGTCCTCGTGCTGGCGGTGCGCGACAAGGACAACCAGATGCGGCAGACGGCGACCGGCGCGCTCGCGGCGGGCCTGCTGGGCGGCATCTCCGAGCCGTCGCTGTACGGCATCCACCTGCGGTTCAAGCGGATCTACCCGCGGATGCTCGTCGGCTGCCTCGTGGGCGGGCTCATCATCGGGCTGCTCGGCGGCGTCGACACGCAGGCGTTCGCCTTCACGTCGCTGCTGACCATCCCGGTGTTCGACCCGATCCCCGTGTACGTGATCGCGGTGGCGGCGGCGTTCGTCGTGTCGATGGTGCTGGTCATCGTGTCGGACTACCGCACGCCGGAGCAGCGGGCCGAGGCGCTCGCCGAGCGCGCGCAGACGGAGGCCGACCTCGCGCTCGAGGCGTCCGCCGCCCCGGTGGAGCCGGCCGAGCCCGGCCCGGCCCCGGCTCCCGCCACCCCGACCTCGGTCGTCGCCGCCCCGGTCGCCGGCCGGCTCGTGCCCCTGGCCGAGGTCGCGGACCCGGTGTTCTCGTCGCTGGCCCTCGGCGAGGGCGTCGGTGTCGTCCCGTCCGCGGGCGAGGTCGTGGCCCCGGTCGCGGGCGAGCTCGTCACGGTGGCCGACACGGGTCACGCGTTCGGCATCCGGACGGCCGACGGGGTCGAGGTGCTGGTGCACGTCGGCATCGACACGGTCCGCATGGCGGGGGACGGCTTCACCGTCGCCGTCGCGAAGGGCCAGCACGTCGCCGCGGGCGACCGGCTCGGGACCGTGGACCTCGACGCCGTGCGCGCGGCCGGCTTCGACACCACGACGGTCGTCACCGTGCTCAACTCCCGGACCCTGACGGGGGTCACCCCGCGTCCGGCGGGTACCGTCGTGCCGGGCGACGCCGTCATCGACGTCGAGCCCTGA
- a CDS encoding PRD domain-containing protein encodes MDVLRVFNNNLVLARDESGVEVILTGRGLGFQAKPGDLVARDRIVRVFRPDDGRDPDHLAGLLAGIPPEHVQLVGDALAEVGLERLAAKPALVVAMADHLGFALRRAAEGQTVEYPLLGEVTNLYAEEYAQATALLAAVNARVPAPLPPEEAVALALHLVNAGFATGDLSASYTMTGLIQQFLDVVAGAHGVVLEPGSVSVGRFITHLRYLFVRISQRRQLDDQRHSAVGEAVRRTYPEASGTADRLARLVALRLQAELTPDEVSYLAMHVARIVQDAQADDPA; translated from the coding sequence GTGGACGTCCTGCGCGTGTTCAACAACAACCTGGTCCTCGCGCGCGACGAGTCGGGCGTCGAGGTGATCCTCACGGGCCGGGGGCTCGGCTTCCAGGCGAAGCCGGGCGACCTGGTGGCGCGGGACCGGATCGTGCGCGTGTTCCGGCCCGACGACGGCCGGGACCCCGACCACCTTGCGGGACTGCTCGCGGGGATCCCGCCGGAGCACGTGCAGCTGGTCGGCGACGCGCTGGCCGAGGTCGGGCTCGAGCGGCTCGCCGCCAAGCCGGCGCTGGTCGTGGCGATGGCCGACCACCTCGGGTTCGCCCTGCGGCGCGCCGCCGAGGGGCAGACGGTCGAGTACCCGCTGCTGGGAGAGGTGACGAACCTCTACGCCGAGGAGTACGCCCAGGCGACGGCCCTGCTCGCGGCGGTGAACGCGCGCGTCCCGGCGCCGCTGCCGCCCGAGGAGGCGGTCGCCCTGGCGCTGCACCTGGTGAACGCCGGGTTCGCGACCGGCGACCTGTCGGCCAGCTACACGATGACGGGCCTGATCCAGCAGTTCCTCGACGTGGTCGCCGGGGCGCACGGGGTCGTGCTCGAGCCCGGGAGCGTCAGCGTGGGGCGGTTCATCACCCACCTGCGCTACCTGTTCGTGCGGATCTCCCAGCGCCGGCAGCTCGACGACCAGCGGCACTCCGCGGTCGGCGAGGCGGTCCGGCGGACCTACCCCGAGGCGTCGGGGACGGCCGACCGGCTCGCCCGGCTGGTCGCGCTCCGGCTGCAGGCGGAGCTGACGCCGGACGAGGTGTCGTACCTCGCGATGCACGTGGCGCGCATCGTGCAGGACGCGCAGGCCGACGACCCGGCCTGA
- a CDS encoding metal ABC transporter permease, whose protein sequence is MLSSPLMQRALLAAVLVGAAAPVVGTFLVQRRLALMGDGIGHVALTGVALGWLVGTWAGLVPQDTLAVPGAVVAAVIGSVVIEWVRARGRTSGDLALALMFYGGIAGGVLLIKLAGGTNANLVSYLFGSISTVSTGDLWWTVGLAVGVLAVGIGLRHVLFAVSHDEEFARGSGLPVTALNMVVATMSALTVTIAMRVVGLLLVSALMIVPVAVAQLLAGSFARTMAVASGIGVGVSVVGLSITYWEDIPPGATIVLLAIALYALAAVTRPLFAHRRAGQAPHDPHPELPDDVDLAGTRGA, encoded by the coding sequence ATGCTGTCCTCGCCGCTGATGCAGCGCGCGCTGCTCGCCGCCGTCCTGGTCGGCGCGGCCGCGCCCGTCGTCGGCACGTTCCTCGTGCAGCGCCGGCTCGCGCTCATGGGCGACGGCATCGGGCACGTCGCCCTCACCGGCGTCGCGCTCGGCTGGCTCGTCGGCACCTGGGCCGGGCTGGTCCCGCAGGACACGCTGGCCGTCCCCGGCGCGGTCGTCGCCGCCGTCATCGGCTCCGTCGTCATCGAGTGGGTGCGGGCCCGCGGGCGCACGTCCGGCGACCTCGCGCTCGCGCTGATGTTCTACGGCGGCATCGCCGGCGGCGTGCTGCTCATCAAGCTCGCCGGCGGCACCAACGCCAACCTCGTGTCGTACCTGTTCGGCTCGATCTCAACGGTCTCCACCGGCGACCTGTGGTGGACCGTCGGCCTGGCCGTCGGCGTGCTCGCGGTCGGCATCGGGCTGCGGCACGTGCTGTTCGCGGTGAGCCACGACGAGGAGTTCGCCCGCGGGTCCGGCCTGCCGGTGACCGCGCTGAACATGGTCGTCGCCACGATGTCCGCCCTGACGGTGACCATCGCGATGCGCGTCGTCGGGCTGCTGCTCGTGTCGGCGCTGATGATCGTGCCCGTCGCGGTCGCCCAGCTGCTGGCCGGGTCGTTCGCCCGCACGATGGCGGTGGCCAGCGGGATCGGCGTCGGCGTCAGCGTCGTCGGGCTGTCCATCACCTACTGGGAGGACATCCCGCCGGGCGCGACGATCGTGCTGCTGGCGATCGCCCTGTACGCGCTGGCCGCGGTCACCCGTCCCCTGTTCGCCCACCGCCGCGCCGGCCAAGCCCCGCACGACCCGCACCCGGAGCTCCCGGACGACGTGGACCTGGCGGGCACCCGCGGGGCCTGA
- a CDS encoding metal ABC transporter ATP-binding protein: MSDTRPAVLAAGVDVTLGGHQILSGVDLRVERGEVVALLGANGSGKSTLVRALLGIVPRTAGEVHLLGGALGNGVPWERIGYVPQRLPVGGGVPATALEVVVSGLVHGRRIRPPRDARHRALAALEEVGMAAHARRSVLQMSGGQQQRVLIARALVRDPDLLVLDEPTSGIDLPTQETFVATVRRLQEAGGTVLVILHELGSFAGLIDRAVALRHGRVVYDGPPPSARGEHAGPEHEHTHPHADPPPPETGSTGLSMEVLP, translated from the coding sequence ATGAGCGACACCCGGCCCGCCGTGCTCGCCGCGGGCGTCGACGTGACGCTCGGCGGCCACCAGATCCTGTCCGGCGTCGACCTGCGGGTGGAGCGCGGCGAGGTCGTGGCCCTGCTCGGGGCGAACGGCTCCGGCAAGTCCACGCTGGTCCGGGCCCTGCTCGGCATCGTCCCGCGCACCGCCGGCGAGGTGCACCTGCTCGGCGGGGCGCTCGGCAACGGCGTGCCGTGGGAGCGCATCGGCTACGTGCCGCAGCGGCTCCCGGTCGGCGGCGGGGTCCCGGCGACCGCCCTCGAGGTGGTGGTGTCCGGCCTCGTGCACGGCCGCCGGATCCGCCCGCCGCGCGACGCCCGGCACCGCGCGCTGGCCGCGCTGGAGGAGGTCGGCATGGCGGCGCACGCCCGCCGGTCCGTGCTGCAGATGTCCGGCGGGCAGCAGCAGCGGGTGCTCATCGCCCGGGCGCTCGTCCGGGACCCCGACCTGCTCGTGCTGGACGAGCCGACCTCCGGCATCGACCTGCCGACGCAGGAGACGTTCGTCGCCACCGTCCGCCGGCTGCAGGAGGCCGGCGGGACCGTCCTGGTGATCCTGCACGAGCTCGGCTCGTTCGCGGGCCTGATCGACCGGGCCGTCGCCCTGCGGCACGGCCGCGTCGTGTACGACGGCCCGCCACCCTCCGCGCGCGGCGAGCACGCCGGCCCGGAGCACGAGCACACCCACCCGCACGCCGACCCGCCGCCGCCCGAGACGGGCTCCACCGGGCTGTCGATGGAGGTCCTCCCGTGA
- a CDS encoding metal ABC transporter substrate-binding protein — translation MALMSPRRRALALPAVPAVLVAALALSACSPDGSGGSGGSGDGGGVSVLASFYPLQYVAEQVGGDLVDVGTLTPPGAEPHDLELSPAQVDEVGRADLVVYLSDFQPSVDDAVDANPPAHVVDAADATTLHEAAHDDDGEEHAEEDGHGHGSLDPHFWLDPTLLPPVAEEVAAQLSAIDPDHADDYAAGAAAFAQQMADLDEEYTTGLATCGSRTIVTTHEAFSYLAERYDLEQVGISGIDPEGEPSPARLAEVGRIVQDEGVGTLFFETLASPKVAETLADELGVDTAVLDPLEGLTDDTQDYVSVARANLETLRTALGCA, via the coding sequence ATGGCTCTCATGTCCCCCCGCCGTCGCGCCCTCGCGCTCCCCGCCGTCCCCGCGGTCCTCGTCGCCGCGCTCGCCCTGTCCGCCTGCTCCCCCGACGGGTCCGGCGGCTCCGGGGGGTCCGGCGACGGCGGCGGCGTGAGCGTGCTGGCCTCGTTCTACCCGCTGCAGTACGTGGCGGAGCAGGTCGGCGGCGACCTGGTCGACGTCGGGACGCTGACCCCGCCCGGGGCCGAGCCGCACGACCTCGAGCTCTCCCCCGCGCAGGTGGACGAGGTGGGCCGCGCCGACCTGGTGGTGTACCTGTCCGACTTCCAGCCGTCCGTGGACGACGCGGTCGACGCGAACCCGCCGGCGCACGTCGTGGACGCCGCGGACGCGACGACGCTGCACGAGGCGGCCCATGACGACGACGGGGAGGAGCACGCCGAGGAGGACGGGCACGGGCACGGCTCCCTCGACCCGCACTTCTGGCTCGACCCCACCCTGCTGCCCCCGGTCGCCGAGGAGGTGGCGGCGCAGCTGTCCGCCATCGACCCCGACCACGCCGACGACTACGCGGCCGGTGCCGCGGCGTTCGCCCAGCAGATGGCCGACCTGGACGAGGAGTACACGACCGGGCTCGCGACCTGCGGGTCGCGCACCATCGTCACGACGCACGAGGCGTTCTCCTACCTCGCCGAGCGCTACGACCTCGAGCAGGTCGGCATCTCCGGCATCGACCCCGAGGGCGAGCCCTCCCCCGCCCGGCTCGCCGAGGTCGGCCGGATCGTGCAGGACGAGGGCGTGGGCACCCTCTTCTTCGAGACGCTCGCCAGCCCGAAGGTCGCCGAGACCCTCGCGGACGAGCTGGGCGTCGACACCGCCGTCCTGGACCCGCTCGAGGGGCTCACCGACGACACGCAGGACTACGTCTCCGTCGCCCGGGCCAACCTGGAGACGCTGCGCACGGCCCTGGGGTGCGCATGA
- a CDS encoding glycine--tRNA ligase, producing the protein MAAPSRLDSVVSLAKRRGFVFQSGEIYGGSRSAWDYGPLGVELKENIKKQWWRTVVQGRDDVVGLDSAVILPRQVWVASGHVGVFTDPLTECLSCHKRFREDQMLEEFEEKKGRAPEGGLAEIACPNCGTRGQWTEPRDFNMMLKTYLGPVEDESGLHYLRPETAQGIFVNFANVLTTARKKPPFGIGQIGKSFRNEITPGNFIFRTREFEQMEMEFFVEPGTDETWHQYWIDARTDWYVDLGISRENLRHYEHPAEKLSHYSKRTVDIEYRFGFSGSEWGELEGIANRTDFDLTTHTKHSGQDLSYFDQTKDERWVPYVIEPAAGLTRSLMAFLVESYTEDEAPNAKGGVDKRTVLRLDPRLAPVKAAVLPLSRNEALSPKARDLAAELRKSWNVDFDDAGAIGRRYRRQDEIGTPFCITVDFDTLEDQAVTIRHRDDMTQERVALDQVTGYLAQRLVGA; encoded by the coding sequence GTGGCAGCACCCTCCCGTCTCGACTCCGTCGTCTCCCTCGCCAAGCGGCGCGGCTTCGTCTTCCAGAGCGGGGAGATCTACGGCGGTTCCCGCTCCGCGTGGGACTACGGGCCGCTCGGCGTCGAGCTCAAGGAGAACATCAAGAAGCAGTGGTGGCGCACCGTCGTGCAGGGCCGCGACGACGTCGTCGGCCTCGACTCCGCGGTGATCCTGCCGCGCCAGGTGTGGGTCGCCTCCGGCCACGTCGGCGTCTTCACCGACCCGCTGACCGAGTGCCTCTCCTGCCACAAGCGGTTCCGCGAGGACCAGATGCTCGAGGAGTTCGAGGAGAAGAAGGGCCGCGCGCCCGAGGGCGGTCTCGCCGAGATCGCCTGCCCGAACTGCGGCACCCGCGGCCAGTGGACCGAGCCCCGCGACTTCAACATGATGCTCAAGACGTACCTCGGCCCCGTCGAGGACGAGTCCGGCCTGCACTACCTGCGGCCCGAGACCGCGCAGGGCATCTTCGTGAACTTCGCGAACGTGCTGACCACCGCGCGCAAGAAGCCGCCGTTCGGCATCGGCCAGATCGGCAAGTCGTTCCGCAACGAGATCACCCCCGGCAACTTCATCTTCCGGACCCGCGAGTTCGAGCAGATGGAGATGGAGTTCTTCGTCGAGCCCGGCACGGACGAGACCTGGCACCAGTACTGGATCGACGCCCGCACCGACTGGTACGTCGACCTGGGCATCTCGCGCGAGAACCTGCGGCACTACGAGCACCCGGCCGAGAAGCTGTCGCACTACTCCAAGCGGACCGTGGACATCGAGTACCGGTTCGGCTTCAGCGGCTCGGAGTGGGGCGAGCTCGAGGGCATCGCGAACCGCACCGACTTCGACCTGACCACGCACACGAAGCACTCGGGCCAGGACCTGTCGTACTTCGACCAGACGAAGGACGAGCGCTGGGTGCCCTACGTCATCGAGCCGGCTGCGGGCCTGACCCGGTCGCTCATGGCGTTCCTCGTCGAGTCGTACACCGAGGACGAGGCCCCGAACGCGAAGGGCGGCGTCGACAAGCGCACCGTCCTGCGCCTGGACCCGCGCCTGGCCCCGGTCAAGGCCGCCGTGCTGCCGCTGTCCCGCAACGAGGCCCTGTCCCCGAAGGCCCGGGACCTCGCCGCCGAGCTCCGGAAGTCGTGGAACGTCGACTTCGACGACGCGGGGGCCATCGGCCGCCGGTACCGCCGCCAGGACGAGATCGGCACGCCCTTCTGCATCACGGTGGACTTCGACACGCTCGAGGACCAGGCCGTCACCATCCGGCACCGCGACGACATGACGCAGGAGCGGGTCGCGCTCGACCAGGTGACCGGCTACCTCGCGCAGCGCCTCGTCGGGGCCTGA
- a CDS encoding YibE/F family protein: protein MAAAVVTLAGLAWLWPGSGDRPVLQTTPEGSSYQVVTVTDADLLADAEAGPALLAETADGDPVTVQIAPEYLDVVAAGDRIRVLTLPQATGGAPYVFVDLVRGPPMALLAAVLVVLVLAVARLRGIGALLGLVVSVAGVLGFTVPALLDGQPALPVALVTASALMYALLYLAHGVSVRTSTALLGTLGGLLATGALAAWATGATHLTGLSGEHALDLLSLAPEASLRGVLLCGMVLAGLGVLNDVTITQASAVWELRAVSPGASRRELFAGGMRIGRDHIASTVYTVAFAYLGAALPLVLLVAMSDRTLLDSLTSGEIAEEVVRTLVGSIGLVLAIPLTTAIAATLVPPPAAGAAPAIPAAAASPPAPAETRAEA from the coding sequence GTGGCCGCGGCGGTCGTGACGCTCGCCGGCCTCGCGTGGCTGTGGCCGGGGTCCGGGGACCGGCCGGTGCTGCAGACGACGCCCGAGGGGTCGTCGTACCAGGTCGTGACCGTCACGGACGCCGACCTGCTGGCCGACGCCGAGGCCGGCCCGGCCCTGCTCGCCGAGACCGCGGACGGCGACCCCGTCACCGTCCAGATCGCGCCGGAGTACCTCGACGTCGTGGCCGCGGGGGACCGCATCCGGGTGCTCACCCTGCCGCAGGCGACCGGCGGGGCGCCGTACGTGTTCGTCGACCTGGTGCGCGGGCCCCCGATGGCCCTGCTCGCGGCGGTGCTCGTCGTGCTGGTGCTGGCCGTCGCGCGGCTGCGGGGGATCGGGGCGCTGCTCGGGCTCGTCGTGTCGGTGGCCGGGGTGCTCGGCTTCACCGTGCCCGCGCTGCTCGACGGGCAGCCCGCGCTGCCGGTCGCGCTCGTCACGGCGTCCGCGCTGATGTACGCGCTGCTCTACCTCGCGCACGGCGTCTCCGTGCGGACCTCCACGGCCCTGCTCGGCACGCTCGGCGGGCTGCTGGCCACCGGCGCGCTCGCGGCCTGGGCGACCGGCGCGACGCACCTGACCGGGCTCAGCGGCGAGCACGCCCTCGACCTGCTGTCGCTCGCGCCCGAGGCGAGCCTGCGCGGGGTGCTGCTGTGCGGCATGGTGCTCGCGGGACTCGGCGTGCTGAACGACGTGACGATCACCCAGGCGTCGGCGGTGTGGGAGCTGCGTGCGGTGTCCCCGGGGGCCTCGCGGCGCGAGCTGTTCGCCGGCGGCATGCGGATCGGCCGCGACCACATCGCCTCCACGGTGTACACGGTGGCGTTCGCGTACCTGGGGGCGGCGCTGCCGCTCGTGCTGCTGGTGGCGATGTCCGACCGGACGCTGCTCGACTCGCTGACCAGCGGGGAGATCGCCGAGGAGGTCGTCCGGACGCTCGTCGGGTCGATCGGGCTGGTCCTGGCGATCCCGCTGACCACGGCGATCGCCGCGACCCTGGTCCCGCCCCCGGCCGCCGGGGCCGCGCCGGCCATCCCCGCGGCAGCCGCCTCGCCCCCGGCCCCCGCGGAGACCCGCGCCGAGGCCTGA
- a CDS encoding RidA family protein: MDTIRLLSPAGLVQSPAFSHVAVVPPGATTIHVGGQNGVDASGKVVGDDVVSQTRQALANLRTALESVGASVADVVSWSILVEDGVDLAAGAAVAGEVLDPHRPSPLITVARVSGLGPPGAVVEISAVAAVVR; encoded by the coding sequence ATGGACACGATCAGGTTGCTCAGCCCGGCCGGGCTCGTGCAGAGCCCGGCGTTCAGCCACGTCGCCGTCGTCCCGCCCGGGGCGACCACGATCCACGTCGGCGGCCAGAACGGCGTCGACGCCTCCGGGAAGGTCGTCGGCGACGACGTCGTCAGCCAGACCCGGCAGGCGCTCGCGAACCTGCGCACGGCGCTCGAGTCCGTCGGGGCGAGCGTCGCGGACGTGGTCTCGTGGTCGATCCTCGTCGAGGACGGCGTCGACCTCGCCGCCGGGGCCGCGGTCGCGGGGGAGGTGCTCGACCCGCACCGTCCGTCGCCGCTCATCACGGTCGCGCGGGTCTCCGGCCTGGGGCCGCCCGGGGCCGTGGTCGAGATCTCGGCCGTCGCCGCGGTGGTCCGCTGA
- a CDS encoding 2'-5' RNA ligase family protein translates to MTVLYPFVPPPALTADQLDRLAAAVASERAFDATFAGTGWFGSDVLWLAPDPAEPFRRLTLAVWREFPEHPPYEGAFADIHPHLTVADRALGGPGDLERAEAAVRHGLPITQRVDHALLVAGTDAPRSWRTVRRLPLARG, encoded by the coding sequence GTGACGGTGCTCTACCCGTTCGTCCCGCCGCCGGCGCTGACGGCCGACCAGCTGGACCGGCTCGCCGCCGCGGTCGCGTCCGAGCGCGCCTTCGACGCGACCTTCGCCGGGACCGGCTGGTTCGGGTCGGACGTGCTCTGGCTGGCGCCCGACCCCGCGGAGCCGTTCCGCCGGCTGACGCTCGCGGTCTGGCGGGAGTTCCCCGAGCACCCGCCGTACGAGGGCGCGTTCGCGGACATCCACCCGCACCTGACGGTCGCCGACCGCGCGCTGGGCGGGCCGGGAGACCTCGAGCGCGCCGAGGCGGCGGTGCGGCACGGGCTGCCGATCACGCAGCGCGTCGACCACGCTTTGCTCGTCGCCGGCACCGACGCACCGCGCTCCTGGCGGACCGTCCGCCGCCTCCCGCTCGCACGCGGGTAG
- a CDS encoding YibE/F family protein, protein MPTPAALRTRRVIAALLIPLVLAAAIGMALTWPHGDRTTARTVEAVALDYPTATVTGTSTERCEGTVEDRATDGSIPATVPCLRVSATVTSGSERGRDVEVWATAGTTAADVPEGTRIRVEHYPATGQDAEVWAWHDYDRTLPLVTIALAFALAIVLVARARGLRALLGLVIAFAVIGVYLLPALLAGENAVVVALCASTLIMTAVLYLAHGLSLRTSTALLGTLAGLALTTGLGVLSAGWARLSGVSSEDSYRLAQLLGESGATSLRGLFLCGLVLAGLGVLNDVTITQASAVWELRAVSPGASRRELFAGGMRIGRDHIASTVYTIAFAYTGAALPVLLLLEIYQLPLGPTLTSGEFAEELVRTMVGSIGLVLAIPLTTAIAALVVTRAGAGASARHRDPSADGHAGHGGHGHAAALPAAGS, encoded by the coding sequence GTGCCCACCCCCGCCGCCCTGCGCACGCGCCGCGTCATCGCCGCCCTGCTGATCCCGCTCGTGCTCGCCGCCGCGATCGGGATGGCCCTGACCTGGCCGCACGGCGACCGGACCACCGCCCGCACCGTCGAGGCCGTGGCCCTCGACTACCCGACCGCCACCGTGACCGGCACGTCGACCGAGCGGTGCGAGGGCACCGTCGAGGACCGCGCCACCGACGGCTCGATCCCCGCGACCGTCCCCTGCCTGCGCGTGTCCGCGACGGTCACGAGCGGCTCGGAGCGCGGGCGCGACGTCGAGGTCTGGGCGACGGCCGGCACCACGGCGGCGGACGTCCCGGAGGGCACCCGGATCCGCGTCGAGCACTACCCCGCCACCGGGCAGGACGCCGAGGTCTGGGCGTGGCACGACTACGACCGCACGCTGCCGCTGGTGACGATCGCGCTCGCGTTCGCGCTGGCGATCGTGCTGGTCGCGCGGGCCCGCGGCCTGCGGGCGCTGCTCGGCCTGGTCATCGCCTTCGCGGTCATCGGGGTGTACCTGCTGCCGGCCCTGCTCGCGGGCGAGAACGCGGTCGTCGTGGCGCTGTGCGCGTCCACGCTGATCATGACGGCCGTGCTGTACCTGGCGCACGGGCTGTCGCTGCGGACGTCGACGGCCCTGCTCGGCACGCTCGCCGGCCTCGCGCTGACCACGGGGCTCGGCGTGCTGTCCGCGGGGTGGGCCCGGCTGTCGGGGGTGAGCTCGGAGGACTCGTACCGGCTCGCGCAGCTGCTCGGCGAGTCCGGGGCGACCTCCCTGCGCGGGCTGTTCCTGTGCGGCCTCGTGCTCGCGGGGCTCGGCGTGCTGAACGACGTGACGATCACGCAGGCGTCGGCGGTGTGGGAGCTGCGTGCGGTGTCCCCGGGGGCCTCGCGGCGCGAGCTGTTCGCGGGCGGCATGCGGATCGGCCGCGACCACATCGCCTCCACCGTGTACACGATCGCGTTCGCGTACACCGGCGCCGCGCTGCCCGTCCTGCTGCTGCTGGAGATCTACCAGCTGCCCCTCGGGCCGACGCTCACGAGCGGGGAGTTCGCCGAGGAGCTCGTGCGGACGATGGTCGGGTCGATCGGGCTGGTGCTGGCGATCCCGCTGACCACGGCGATCGCGGCCCTGGTGGTCACGCGCGCGGGCGCGGGCGCGTCGGCGCGGCACCGGGACCCGTCGGCCGACGGGCACGCGGGCCACGGCGGGCACGGCCACGCCGCCGCGCTGCCGGCCGCCGGCTCCTGA